A part of Candidatus Delongbacteria bacterium genomic DNA contains:
- a CDS encoding nuclear transport factor 2 family protein yields MTPATLVQHQLDAYNAHDLPAFLACYHDQAELFRMPEREPSMVGKAAIAERYGTQVFTVPDHHAELLGRLSSGNKVIDHERVLGLRPEPSEVFAIYEVQQGLITKVWFHTVK; encoded by the coding sequence GTGACACCCGCCACTCTCGTGCAGCACCAGCTGGACGCCTACAACGCCCACGATCTGCCGGCCTTTCTGGCCTGCTACCACGATCAGGCCGAACTTTTCCGCATGCCCGAACGCGAACCGTCGATGGTGGGCAAGGCCGCCATCGCCGAGCGCTATGGCACCCAGGTCTTCACCGTGCCCGACCATCATGCCGAGCTGCTGGGCCGCCTCTCCAGCGGCAACAAGGTCATCGATCACGAACGCGTGCTCGGCCTGCGCCCCGAGCCCAGCGAAGTCTTCGCGATCTACGAAGTTCAGCAGGGCCTGATCACGAAGGTGTGGTTTCATACGGTGAAGTGA
- a CDS encoding enoyl-CoA hydratase/isomerase family protein: MNTLSLYSDAGIALIRLNRPATRNAIDDTLIAELTHTVATLNQDPELRVVILSGEGEAFCAGMDLGYLARLARFGEEENRADSRALLELLLAIRESPLPWIAAVNGPAIAGGCGLATACDLILADREKARFGYTETRIGFIPAIVSPLLVERVGMTRARDLLLSGRIVSAGTALELGLINELADPGAVLALAGSRAQALARQCSRDSLAATKSLLRRISGLELRSAMELALEDNVRLRQSASCKRGVEAFLAKQELDWRLLDRDPSSPIS, translated from the coding sequence GTGAACACGCTGTCCCTTTACAGCGACGCGGGCATCGCGCTGATCCGCCTGAACCGCCCCGCGACGCGCAACGCGATTGACGACACGTTGATCGCCGAACTGACTCACACGGTGGCGACGCTCAATCAGGATCCCGAGCTGCGCGTGGTGATTCTCAGCGGCGAAGGTGAGGCCTTCTGCGCCGGGATGGATCTGGGCTATCTGGCCCGTCTGGCCCGCTTCGGCGAGGAGGAGAACCGCGCCGACAGCCGCGCGCTGCTGGAACTGCTGCTGGCGATCCGCGAATCTCCGCTGCCCTGGATCGCCGCGGTGAACGGTCCCGCCATCGCGGGTGGCTGCGGCCTGGCCACCGCCTGCGACCTGATTCTGGCCGACCGCGAGAAGGCCCGCTTCGGCTACACCGAAACCCGCATCGGCTTCATCCCGGCCATCGTCAGCCCGCTGCTGGTGGAACGGGTGGGCATGACCCGGGCCCGCGACCTGCTGCTCAGCGGACGCATCGTCAGTGCCGGCACCGCGCTGGAGCTGGGCCTGATCAACGAGCTGGCCGACCCGGGAGCCGTGCTGGCCCTGGCCGGCAGCCGCGCCCAGGCCCTGGCCCGCCAGTGCAGCCGCGACTCGCTGGCCGCCACCAAGTCGCTGCTGCGCCGGATCAGCGGGCTGGAACTGCGCTCCGCCATGGAACTGGCCCTGGAAGACAACGTGCGCCTGCGCCAGAGCGCCAGCTGCAAGCGCGGAGTCGAGGCCTTTCTGGCAAAGCAGGAACTTGACTGGCGCCTGCTGGATCGGGACCCGAGTTCGCCGATAAGCTGA